A single genomic interval of Saccharospirillum mangrovi harbors:
- a CDS encoding LEA type 2 family protein: MRTLLLSVATLIVLTGCAGLGVGNVYRAPSFQHQSSQLTSLSWQQLNGRSRISIQNPNAYSLPVQSLQAELWLDGEPWLQLDSPPIAGLAAGLSTTVELDWSVAVAGLVSRVSNAYDAGEVELTLQLAPTVDVPVLGPRQLQWQHDFVVPVPQLPKVQLADWRVRDASLTSLTLELDLLLDNPNRFGLDTGPVQLALRNGAAPISAVRLNALSLAADSQQKQSTQLTLNYGDLGLTIARALTGGGWPSNLGLSWSAPLRSPDLGLDLPSFNGEVAL; the protein is encoded by the coding sequence ATGCGTACTTTGCTTCTTAGTGTTGCAACCCTGATCGTTTTGACCGGTTGCGCCGGCCTCGGCGTGGGTAACGTCTATCGCGCGCCCAGTTTCCAACATCAGAGCAGCCAACTGACGTCGCTCAGTTGGCAACAACTGAACGGCCGCAGCCGCATCAGCATTCAAAACCCCAACGCTTACTCGCTGCCAGTGCAATCGCTGCAAGCTGAACTCTGGCTCGATGGCGAGCCCTGGCTGCAACTCGACAGCCCGCCGATTGCCGGTTTGGCGGCTGGCCTATCCACCACGGTGGAACTGGATTGGTCGGTGGCGGTGGCCGGTTTGGTCAGCCGCGTGTCCAACGCTTATGACGCCGGTGAAGTGGAACTGACGCTGCAACTGGCACCGACAGTGGATGTGCCGGTGCTCGGTCCGCGCCAACTGCAATGGCAGCACGATTTCGTTGTGCCAGTGCCGCAATTGCCCAAGGTTCAACTGGCCGACTGGCGCGTGCGCGACGCCAGCCTGACGTCGCTGACACTGGAACTGGATTTGCTGCTGGATAACCCCAATCGCTTCGGCCTCGACACCGGCCCGGTTCAACTGGCGTTGCGCAACGGTGCTGCGCCCATCTCCGCCGTGCGGCTCAATGCGCTGTCGCTGGCGGCCGATTCACAGCAGAAACAATCCACGCAACTGACGCTCAATTACGGCGATCTGGGTCTGACAATCGCCCGGGCGCTCACGGGTGGCGGTTGGCCGAGCAATCTGGGCCTGAGCTGGAGCGCGCCGCTGCGCAGCCCGGACCTGGGCCTTGATCTGCCCAGCTTCAACGGCGAGGTGGCGTTATGA
- a CDS encoding amino acid ABC transporter substrate-binding protein — translation MNGFRSSVIWLTISLSSFASASTLSEVRSKDQLDCGVSTGIPGFSNPDQQGRWSGLDVDICRAVAAAVLGDADKVRYIPLTPGDRFSALSSGEVDILSRNTTWTHSRDTTLGMIFAGIAFYDGQGFMVQRTSGIQSVSDLGGAAVCVQGGTTSELNLADYFREHRLNYQPVSFGTSDLALEGFQAGRCAVLSSDLSQLYALRTRLEKRDSVLMLPEVISKEPLGPAVRQDDMQWYNIVKWTLYALVNAEEYGVDQTNVDAMRSSNKPVIQRMLGVNGDTGRAMGLSADWAYQIVKQVGNYREIFERNIGPDTPLGFDRGLNALWSEGGLLYAPPLR, via the coding sequence ATGAACGGTTTCCGTAGCAGTGTTATCTGGCTGACCATTTCATTGAGTTCGTTCGCCAGCGCCTCAACGCTGAGCGAAGTGCGCTCTAAAGATCAGCTCGACTGTGGCGTTTCCACCGGCATTCCTGGCTTTTCCAATCCCGATCAGCAAGGTCGTTGGAGCGGGCTGGATGTCGATATCTGTCGCGCCGTCGCCGCCGCTGTGCTGGGCGATGCCGACAAGGTGCGCTACATACCGCTGACACCGGGCGACCGCTTTTCGGCGTTGTCGTCCGGCGAAGTGGACATCTTGTCGCGCAACACCACCTGGACACATTCACGCGACACCACACTCGGAATGATCTTCGCCGGCATCGCCTTTTACGACGGCCAGGGTTTTATGGTGCAGCGCACCTCCGGCATTCAGAGCGTCAGTGATTTAGGCGGCGCAGCCGTATGTGTGCAGGGCGGCACCACCAGTGAATTGAATCTGGCCGACTATTTCCGCGAGCACCGGCTGAATTATCAGCCGGTGTCGTTCGGTACTTCGGACCTGGCGTTGGAAGGGTTTCAGGCCGGTCGTTGTGCGGTGTTGTCGTCCGATTTATCGCAGCTCTATGCCTTGCGCACCCGGCTGGAAAAACGCGACAGCGTCTTGATGCTGCCGGAAGTGATTTCCAAAGAACCGCTCGGGCCGGCCGTCCGCCAGGACGACATGCAGTGGTACAACATCGTCAAATGGACGCTCTACGCCCTGGTTAATGCCGAGGAATACGGCGTCGATCAAACCAACGTCGATGCTATGCGCAGCTCTAACAAGCCGGTGATCCAGCGCATGCTGGGCGTGAACGGTGACACCGGCCGGGCTATGGGGCTGTCGGCAGATTGGGCCTATCAGATCGTTAAACAGGTCGGTAATTACCGCGAGATTTTTGAGCGCAACATCGGTCCGGACACCCCGCTGGGTTTTGATCGCGGCCTGAACGCACTGTGGAGCGAAGGCGGCCTGCTCTACGCACCGCCACTGCGCTGA
- a CDS encoding DoxX family protein — MSIALWVVQGLLAWLAVAGGYFQLFKINDLKTTVVAMQHLPQGLWAVLGVVGIVAGIGLVVPAVFKDLPMVALICAAVMLVHSLLIAGFYLYFGDKAPLPYVLFMALLAAVILFGRLKLAA, encoded by the coding sequence ATGTCGATTGCATTGTGGGTTGTTCAAGGGTTGCTGGCGTGGTTAGCCGTGGCCGGTGGCTATTTCCAGCTGTTCAAAATCAACGATCTGAAAACCACCGTGGTGGCGATGCAGCACTTGCCGCAGGGCTTGTGGGCGGTGCTCGGTGTGGTAGGCATCGTGGCTGGCATCGGTCTGGTTGTGCCGGCGGTGTTCAAAGACCTGCCGATGGTGGCACTGATTTGCGCGGCGGTGATGCTGGTGCATTCGTTGTTGATCGCCGGTTTCTATCTGTACTTTGGTGATAAAGCGCCGCTGCCCTATGTGTTGTTTATGGCGTTGCTGGCGGCGGTCATTCTGTTCGGTCGGCTGAAACTGGCGGCCTGA
- a CDS encoding ArsR/SmtB family transcription factor → METTFSVVAEPNRRAILDMLLDAERSVGEIEQALSLSQPSVSKHLRILREAGFVESRVEAQRRLYRLKPEPLMELDAWLAPFRRYWSAQIDKLEAHLDRLDDLDAADNATPEDKP, encoded by the coding sequence ATGGAAACCACCTTCAGTGTTGTGGCCGAGCCGAACCGGCGTGCCATTCTCGATATGTTGCTCGATGCCGAACGTTCGGTGGGCGAAATCGAGCAGGCGCTGTCGCTGTCGCAGCCGTCGGTGTCCAAGCATTTGCGCATTTTGCGCGAGGCGGGTTTTGTTGAATCGCGCGTTGAAGCGCAGCGCCGGCTGTATCGGTTGAAGCCGGAACCGTTAATGGAACTGGATGCCTGGCTGGCGCCGTTTCGACGTTATTGGTCGGCGCAGATCGACAAGCTCGAGGCACACCTGGATCGGCTCGACGATCTCGACGCGGCCGACAACGCAACACCGGAGGACAAACCATGA
- a CDS encoding SRPBCC family protein: MSQADNYQAGPAQGARIEPQGDDWVLVVERRLKHAPEKVWRAITDPEQLRQWAPFDADRNLAQTGAARLSTVGTPEPHVTETQIKRAQAPTLLELSWGDNDMRWQLDALDDGGTLLTLWHSIGRDYIAMGAAGWHICFDVLGRYLDDDPLGRLVGSDAMPHGWPRLHEEYSAQFEAMRNEDS; this comes from the coding sequence ATGAGTCAGGCGGACAATTATCAAGCCGGCCCGGCGCAAGGCGCGCGCATCGAACCCCAGGGCGACGACTGGGTGCTGGTGGTGGAGCGGCGCTTGAAACACGCGCCAGAAAAAGTCTGGCGGGCGATTACCGACCCGGAACAATTGCGCCAGTGGGCGCCGTTCGATGCCGATCGCAACCTGGCGCAGACCGGCGCCGCCAGGCTTTCAACCGTCGGCACACCGGAACCGCACGTCACAGAAACCCAGATCAAACGCGCCCAAGCGCCGACCTTGCTGGAGTTGAGTTGGGGCGACAACGATATGCGCTGGCAACTGGACGCACTTGATGACGGCGGCACCTTGCTGACGCTGTGGCACAGCATCGGTCGCGATTACATCGCCATGGGCGCCGCAGGCTGGCATATCTGCTTCGATGTGTTGGGTCGTTATCTGGACGATGACCCGCTCGGTCGCCTTGTTGGCTCGGACGCCATGCCACACGGTTGGCCGCGTTTGCATGAGGAATACAGCGCCCAGTTCGAGGCGATGCGCAACGAGGACAGTTGA
- a CDS encoding C40 family peptidase: MHTTPSPWPSRLAWPALLLSLVLAGCVSYQSMEGGYSDPVQTELVARFEEVYERYEGVPYVYGGSTPAGFDCSGFIKAAYREALGRNDLPRTTAQMLNGGQFVRLDQLRPGDLVFFRIAGKEQHAGIYLDNDRFMHASSSRGVTVSSLSNRYWINHYSQARRFM; this comes from the coding sequence ATGCACACCACTCCTTCGCCCTGGCCGTCACGTCTGGCCTGGCCCGCTTTGTTGCTGAGCCTGGTGCTGGCGGGTTGCGTCAGTTATCAGAGCATGGAAGGCGGATATTCAGACCCGGTGCAGACCGAATTGGTCGCGCGTTTTGAAGAAGTGTATGAACGTTACGAAGGCGTGCCGTATGTCTACGGCGGCAGCACACCGGCGGGTTTCGATTGCTCCGGTTTCATTAAAGCTGCCTACCGCGAAGCGCTGGGTCGCAACGATCTGCCGCGCACCACCGCCCAGATGTTAAACGGCGGCCAGTTCGTCCGGCTCGATCAACTGCGCCCGGGCGACCTCGTTTTCTTCCGCATCGCTGGCAAAGAACAACACGCCGGCATCTACCTCGATAACGACCGTTTTATGCACGCTTCGTCGTCACGCGGCGTCACGGTGTCATCGCTGTCGAACCGTTACTGGATCAACCACTACTCCCAGGCACGACGATTCATGTAA
- the mnmG gene encoding tRNA uridine-5-carboxymethylaminomethyl(34) synthesis enzyme MnmG translates to MEFPKRYQVVVIGGGHAGTEAALAAARAGAKTLLLTHNIETVGVMSCNPAIGGIGKSHLVKEIDALGGAMARATDRAGIQFRVLNSRKGPAVRATRAQADRALYRAAIRDIVENQPNLEIFQQAADDLIIENDAVTGVVTQTGIRIMADTVVLTAGTFLGGKIHVGMQNYAGGRMGDAPSNTLSARLRELPLRVGRLKTGTPARIDGRSLDYSKMTVQPGDAPLPVMSYLGSVDEHPEQVNCWIAHTSEQTHDIIRANLDRSPMFAGEIEGIGPRYCPSIEDKVTRFADKTSHQVFVEPEGLNTFEVYPNGISTSLPFDVQVDFIRTIQGFENAHITRPGYAIEYDYFDPRDLRHTLETRYITNLFFAGQINGTTGYEEAGAQGLLAGLNAARRALGEEGWYPRRDEAYLGVLVDDLITLGTQEPYRMFTSRAEYRLLLREDNADTRLTEAGRKLGLVDDERWAAFSTKQEAIAVENERLKSTWIQPGSDQARALADQLEQPLSRETTLRDLLKRPQLSYADIEALAPSDTDLSDAIRQQVEISAKYEGYIQRQQDEIETLRRHENMSLPDDFDYAAVGGLSNEVKQKLELSRPETLAQAARISGVTPAAVSVLLIHLKKRSLGRDAVKDSA, encoded by the coding sequence GTGGAATTTCCCAAGCGTTATCAGGTGGTGGTGATCGGCGGCGGTCACGCCGGTACCGAGGCGGCGCTGGCCGCGGCCCGCGCCGGCGCCAAAACGCTGCTGCTGACGCACAACATCGAGACCGTCGGTGTGATGTCGTGCAACCCGGCCATTGGCGGTATTGGTAAAAGCCATCTGGTCAAAGAAATCGACGCACTGGGCGGCGCCATGGCGCGCGCTACTGACCGCGCCGGCATTCAATTCCGCGTGCTGAACAGCCGCAAGGGCCCGGCCGTGCGCGCGACCCGCGCTCAGGCCGACCGCGCTTTGTACCGCGCCGCCATTCGCGACATCGTGGAAAACCAGCCGAACCTGGAAATCTTCCAGCAAGCGGCTGACGACCTGATCATCGAGAACGACGCCGTGACTGGCGTGGTCACCCAAACCGGTATTCGCATCATGGCCGACACCGTGGTGTTGACCGCTGGAACCTTCCTCGGCGGCAAGATTCACGTCGGCATGCAGAACTACGCCGGCGGCCGTATGGGCGATGCGCCGAGCAATACTTTGTCGGCGCGGTTGCGCGAACTGCCATTGCGCGTCGGTCGATTGAAGACCGGCACGCCAGCGCGCATCGACGGCCGCAGCCTCGACTATTCCAAGATGACCGTGCAACCGGGCGATGCGCCACTGCCGGTGATGTCTTATTTAGGCTCGGTCGACGAACACCCTGAACAGGTGAATTGCTGGATCGCCCACACCAGCGAACAGACGCACGACATCATTCGCGCCAACCTGGATCGTTCGCCGATGTTTGCCGGCGAGATTGAAGGCATCGGTCCACGCTACTGCCCGTCGATTGAAGATAAGGTGACGCGCTTTGCCGACAAAACCAGCCATCAGGTGTTTGTCGAACCCGAGGGCCTGAACACTTTCGAAGTCTACCCGAACGGCATTTCCACCAGCCTGCCGTTTGATGTGCAGGTCGACTTTATCCGCACCATTCAGGGCTTCGAGAACGCGCACATCACCCGCCCCGGTTACGCCATCGAATACGACTATTTCGATCCGCGCGATCTGCGCCACACGCTGGAAACGCGCTACATCACCAACCTGTTTTTTGCCGGCCAGATCAACGGCACAACCGGTTATGAAGAAGCCGGTGCGCAAGGTTTGTTGGCCGGTCTGAACGCAGCGCGGCGAGCGCTGGGTGAAGAAGGCTGGTATCCGCGTCGCGACGAAGCCTATTTGGGTGTGCTGGTTGACGATCTGATCACGCTCGGCACGCAAGAGCCGTATCGCATGTTCACCAGCCGCGCCGAATATCGTTTGTTACTGCGTGAAGACAACGCCGATACGCGCTTGACCGAAGCGGGTCGCAAACTGGGCCTGGTCGATGACGAACGCTGGGCGGCGTTTTCCACCAAGCAAGAGGCCATTGCGGTTGAAAATGAACGCTTAAAAAGTACCTGGATTCAGCCGGGTTCCGATCAAGCCCGGGCGCTGGCTGATCAGCTGGAGCAACCGCTGTCGCGTGAAACCACGCTGCGCGATCTGCTCAAGCGGCCGCAATTGAGTTACGCCGACATTGAAGCGCTGGCGCCGAGCGACACTGACCTCAGCGACGCCATCCGCCAGCAAGTCGAAATCAGTGCCAAATACGAAGGCTACATTCAGCGCCAGCAGGACGAGATCGAAACCCTGCGCCGCCACGAAAATATGTCGCTGCCGGACGATTTCGATTACGCCGCCGTTGGTGGTTTGTCGAACGAAGTGAAGCAGAAGCTGGAACTCAGCCGGCCGGAAACGCTGGCACAGGCGGCGCGTATTTCAGGCGTCACACCGGCGGCGGTATCGGTATTGCTGATTCATTTAAAGAAACGTTCACTCGGCCGCGATGCCGTTAAAGACAGCGCATGA
- the rsmG gene encoding 16S rRNA (guanine(527)-N(7))-methyltransferase RsmG: MSDAWRAELEAGIDALALDIDAAVADRLLAYHALLVKWNRAYNLTSVRDPAQMIHRHLIDSLAIVPFINDSDLLDVGTGPGLPGMILALVRPDQSIALLDSNGKKTRFLTQVKLDLGVDNVTVVHNRLESWQPQRRFGQITSRAFATLDEMVAKSLHLLAPAGHFLAMKGRYPQDELDALPAGVACDAVHSLNVPGTSGARHLVQLSIREV; this comes from the coding sequence ATGAGCGACGCCTGGCGCGCCGAGCTGGAAGCCGGCATAGACGCGCTCGCGCTGGATATTGATGCCGCCGTCGCGGATCGGCTGTTGGCGTACCACGCTTTGTTAGTGAAGTGGAACCGCGCCTACAACCTCACCTCGGTGCGCGATCCGGCGCAGATGATTCATCGCCACTTAATTGATTCGCTCGCCATCGTGCCGTTTATCAACGACAGCGATCTGCTCGATGTCGGCACTGGCCCCGGTTTGCCGGGTATGATTCTGGCGCTGGTGCGGCCGGATCAGTCCATTGCTCTGCTCGACAGCAACGGCAAAAAAACCCGTTTTCTGACCCAGGTTAAGCTGGACCTGGGCGTCGATAACGTCACCGTTGTGCACAACCGTCTGGAAAGCTGGCAGCCGCAACGCCGGTTTGGACAAATCACATCACGGGCCTTTGCCACGCTCGATGAGATGGTGGCAAAATCCCTGCACCTGCTGGCCCCCGCCGGTCATTTTTTGGCGATGAAAGGCCGCTACCCTCAGGACGAGCTCGATGCCCTGCCCGCTGGCGTGGCATGCGATGCCGTTCATTCGCTGAATGTGCCGGGCACCTCCGGCGCTCGACATCTGGTACAGTTGTCGATCCGGGAAGTATAA
- a CDS encoding ParA family protein, protein MTQIFAITNQKGGVGKTTTAINLPASLVAMKRKVLVVDLDPQGNATMGSGVDKNDIELSVYDVLTSRCACADAIVRADNAGYDLLPANGDLTAAEVELMPMKMKEHRLQYALAEVKQNYEYIFIDCPPSLNMLTVNALAAAEQVLIPMQCEYYALEGLAALMETIGSIQKVVNPGLTIGGLLRTMYDPRNSLTNDVSEQLKNHFGEKLYSSVIPRNVRLAEAPSYGTPVLQYDRTSKGALAYLALAGEMVRRVEGVKAPEAAEITG, encoded by the coding sequence TTGACTCAGATTTTCGCCATCACGAACCAGAAAGGCGGCGTCGGCAAGACGACCACCGCCATTAATTTGCCGGCCTCACTGGTGGCCATGAAGCGCAAGGTACTGGTGGTCGATCTGGACCCGCAGGGCAATGCCACCATGGGCAGTGGTGTCGATAAAAACGACATCGAACTGAGCGTCTACGACGTTTTAACCAGTCGCTGCGCCTGTGCCGATGCCATTGTCCGCGCCGACAACGCCGGCTATGACCTGTTACCCGCTAACGGCGATCTGACCGCCGCCGAAGTCGAACTGATGCCGATGAAGATGAAAGAGCATCGTCTGCAGTACGCCCTGGCCGAGGTCAAACAGAATTACGAATACATCTTTATCGACTGTCCGCCGTCGCTGAACATGCTGACGGTGAACGCTCTGGCTGCCGCCGAACAGGTGCTGATTCCAATGCAGTGCGAGTACTACGCACTGGAAGGTCTGGCGGCGCTGATGGAAACCATCGGCTCGATTCAGAAAGTGGTTAACCCGGGCCTGACCATCGGCGGTTTGCTGCGCACCATGTACGATCCGCGCAACAGCCTGACCAACGATGTCTCCGAACAGCTGAAAAACCACTTCGGCGAAAAACTTTATTCCTCGGTGATTCCCCGCAACGTCCGTCTGGCCGAAGCGCCCAGCTATGGAACGCCGGTTCTGCAATACGATCGCACCTCCAAAGGCGCGCTGGCTTATCTGGCGCTGGCCGGTGAAATGGTGCGTCGGGTCGAAGGTGTGAAAGCGCCCGAAGCGGCCGAAATCACAGGATAA
- a CDS encoding ParB/RepB/Spo0J family partition protein: protein MSPKKRGLGRGLDALITTREEVETLTEQPVKEIRDGSLRELPIEWVQRGVYQPRRDMSPEGLEELAASIRAQGVMQPVVVRPVGPQSFELIAGERRWRASQMAGLDTIPAVVRDVPDEDAIAMALIENIQRENLNPMEEAFALQRLQKEFELTQAGVADAVGKNRVTVTNLLRLINLEAEVRRLLEHGDLEMGHARALLGLQGETQVEAARQVVAKGMTVRAAEALVRTLAEGRKPAAASSNEARPDANIKNLEDMLSQRLGATVAIKHGAQGKGSLVIKYNSLDELDGILNHVK from the coding sequence ATGTCACCGAAAAAACGAGGCCTGGGACGCGGCCTGGACGCGCTGATCACCACGCGCGAGGAAGTTGAAACGCTCACCGAGCAGCCGGTTAAGGAAATTCGCGACGGTAGCTTGCGTGAATTGCCCATCGAATGGGTACAGCGTGGCGTGTATCAGCCGCGTCGGGATATGTCTCCGGAAGGTCTGGAAGAACTGGCTGCCTCAATTCGCGCCCAGGGTGTAATGCAGCCGGTGGTGGTGCGTCCGGTCGGCCCGCAAAGTTTTGAATTGATTGCCGGCGAACGCCGCTGGCGCGCCTCGCAAATGGCCGGTCTGGATACCATTCCGGCGGTGGTGCGCGACGTACCGGATGAAGACGCCATCGCCATGGCGCTGATCGAAAACATCCAGCGCGAAAACCTCAACCCGATGGAAGAAGCCTTTGCGCTGCAACGCCTGCAAAAAGAGTTCGAGCTGACCCAGGCCGGTGTGGCCGATGCGGTGGGCAAGAACCGCGTTACCGTCACCAACCTGCTGCGCTTGATCAATCTGGAAGCCGAAGTGCGGCGTTTGCTTGAGCACGGCGACCTGGAAATGGGCCACGCCCGTGCTCTGTTGGGACTGCAAGGCGAGACCCAGGTAGAAGCCGCTCGTCAGGTGGTCGCCAAAGGCATGACGGTACGTGCTGCCGAAGCGCTGGTGCGGACATTGGCCGAAGGCCGCAAACCGGCCGCGGCGTCTTCAAACGAAGCCCGTCCGGATGCCAACATCAAGAACCTGGAAGACATGCTATCGCAACGTTTGGGTGCCACTGTGGCTATTAAGCACGGCGCTCAAGGTAAAGGTTCCCTGGTTATCAAGTACAACAGCCTGGATGAACTGGACGGCATTCTGAATCACGTCAAATAA
- a CDS encoding ATP synthase subunit I, with product MFAGLFWMVVFSALVVLLTGLYSSTVALSVAWGAGIYCASQLVLCLGAFPLRGLRHVTDSIKALYVGAISRFIVASVGFALAMVGEYSPNTAIMLVVFFVWTVLGVLLNQFLINPRGNR from the coding sequence GTGTTTGCTGGTCTGTTCTGGATGGTTGTGTTTTCGGCCTTAGTCGTATTGTTGACGGGTCTCTATTCCAGCACAGTGGCGTTGAGTGTGGCTTGGGGTGCAGGCATTTACTGCGCATCCCAGCTGGTATTGTGTTTAGGGGCCTTTCCGTTACGCGGCCTTCGTCATGTCACCGATTCAATCAAAGCCCTGTATGTAGGGGCCATTAGCCGATTTATTGTGGCCAGTGTGGGCTTCGCACTGGCCATGGTGGGAGAGTACTCGCCCAATACCGCCATTATGTTGGTGGTTTTTTTTGTTTGGACGGTCCTGGGCGTTCTCCTCAATCAGTTTCTGATTAACCCTCGCGGTAACCGATAA
- the atpB gene encoding F0F1 ATP synthase subunit A has protein sequence MAGEQPTQAEYIQHHLTNLTFGKTDHGWGIAHGAEEAAEMGFWAIHLDSLFWSIFLGALFLGLFRLAARKATVGVPGGWQNFVEMTVEFIDNQVKDAFHGRNPLVAPLAMTVFVWVLLMNVMDLIPVDVLPWLLEKAGVPYQKVVPSTDPNVTLGLAISVFLLMIFYSLKVKGLVGFVKQLTLHPFSFNNKIVQALFIPINLFMETVDLLAKPFSLGLRLFGNMYAGEMIFILIATMYSATWLFALVGGFLQLGWAIFHILVIVLQAFIFMVLTIVYLSMSHEEDH, from the coding sequence ATGGCAGGTGAACAACCAACCCAAGCTGAATACATTCAGCACCACTTGACCAACTTAACGTTTGGCAAGACAGACCATGGCTGGGGCATTGCCCACGGCGCGGAAGAAGCGGCAGAAATGGGCTTCTGGGCGATCCATCTGGATTCGCTGTTCTGGTCCATTTTCCTGGGCGCACTCTTTCTCGGCCTGTTCCGCCTGGCTGCACGCAAGGCCACCGTTGGTGTGCCTGGCGGCTGGCAGAATTTTGTCGAGATGACGGTCGAGTTCATCGACAACCAGGTAAAAGACGCCTTCCACGGTCGCAACCCCTTGGTTGCGCCGCTGGCGATGACGGTTTTTGTCTGGGTGCTGTTGATGAACGTCATGGACTTGATCCCCGTGGACGTTCTGCCCTGGCTGCTGGAAAAAGCCGGCGTGCCGTACCAGAAAGTGGTGCCGTCAACCGACCCGAACGTCACCCTGGGTCTGGCGATCAGCGTCTTCCTGCTGATGATTTTCTACAGCCTCAAAGTCAAAGGTCTGGTTGGCTTTGTTAAACAGTTGACGCTGCATCCGTTCAGCTTCAACAACAAGATTGTTCAGGCGCTGTTTATCCCGATCAATCTGTTCATGGAAACCGTCGATTTGCTGGCCAAGCCGTTCTCACTGGGCTTGCGGTTGTTCGGCAATATGTACGCCGGTGAAATGATCTTCATCCTGATCGCCACTATGTACAGCGCGACCTGGTTGTTCGCTCTGGTCGGTGGCTTCCTGCAGTTGGGCTGGGCGATTTTCCACATTCTGGTGATCGTGCTTCAGGCCTTCATCTTCATGGTGCTGACCATCGTTTATTTGAGTATGTCGCACGAAGAAGACCATTGA
- the atpE gene encoding F0F1 ATP synthase subunit C: MELIYVAAALMMGLGGLGAAIGMGVMGGKLLEGTARQPELAPMLQGKMFLLVGLIDAIPIIGVGIAMFLIFVVAPGAAG, translated from the coding sequence ATGGAACTGATCTACGTTGCAGCCGCACTGATGATGGGTCTGGGTGGTCTGGGCGCCGCTATCGGCATGGGTGTTATGGGTGGCAAGCTGCTCGAAGGCACCGCTCGTCAACCGGAACTGGCTCCGATGCTGCAGGGCAAAATGTTCCTGCTGGTTGGCTTGATCGACGCTATCCCGATTATCGGTGTTGGTATCGCGATGTTCCTGATCTTCGTAGTAGCCCCTGGCGCGGCTGGCTGA
- a CDS encoding F0F1 ATP synthase subunit B → MNINLTLILQLISFAVFVWFCAKYVWPPVMKAMQERQQKIAEGLDAADQAKKDLELAKGDVAKQIRDAKDEAASILEQANRRANQIVEDAKTQAREESERIVASAQSQMETDINQAREALRQRVSELTVVGAEKILGAEVDAKKHSELLDKLAAEL, encoded by the coding sequence GTGAACATTAACTTGACCTTGATTCTCCAACTGATCTCTTTCGCGGTCTTTGTTTGGTTTTGTGCCAAATACGTCTGGCCTCCTGTCATGAAAGCCATGCAGGAACGCCAGCAGAAGATTGCGGAAGGTTTGGATGCAGCAGACCAAGCCAAGAAAGATCTTGAATTGGCTAAAGGTGACGTTGCCAAGCAGATTCGTGATGCCAAAGACGAAGCGGCTTCCATTCTGGAGCAGGCTAACCGCCGCGCTAACCAGATCGTGGAAGACGCCAAAACTCAGGCGCGCGAAGAAAGCGAACGCATTGTTGCCTCTGCGCAATCTCAGATGGAGACAGACATCAATCAGGCGCGCGAAGCATTGCGTCAACGTGTGTCTGAATTGACCGTCGTGGGTGCTGAGAAAATTCTCGGTGCCGAAGTCGACGCCAAAAAACACAGCGAGTTGTTGGATAAGCTGGCAGCGGAGCTGTAA